One segment of Manihot esculenta cultivar AM560-2 chromosome 4, M.esculenta_v8, whole genome shotgun sequence DNA contains the following:
- the LOC110612600 gene encoding endochitinase 1 yields MKIARWLLGSAVPSHLSKLSSLNLVGKVSAKISSKRCEAPFKLKSPLIPFRGWPTAPDGPYAWGYCFVRERSPPSDYCSPSSTYPCAPGKKYYGRAPIQLSWNYNYGQCGNAIGVGLLNNPDLAATDPVISFKTAIWFWMTPQSPKPSCHNVIIGKWSPTPADSAAGRVPGYGVITNIINGGIECGKGPNDQVKDRIGFYKRYCDILGVSYGSNLDCHNQRPFGNGLLNLVNSM; encoded by the exons ATGAAGATTGCCAGGTGGCTTCTGGGATCGGCCGTTCCATCACACTTGTCTAAGCTAAGTAGCTTAAACTTGGTTGGGAAGGTTTCTGCTAaaatttcttccaaaagatGCGAGGCACCATTTAAGCTGAAATCTCCTCTTATTCCTTTTA GAGGGTGGCCAACTGCACCAGATGGACCATATGCTTGGGGATATTGCTTTGTGAGGGAACGAAGTCCTCCATCAGATTATTGTTCTCCAAGTTCCACTTATCCTTGTGCTCCTGGGAAGAAGTATTATGGTAGAGCTCCCATTCAACTTTCATG GAATTACAATTATGGGCAGTGCGGTAATGCCATAGGCGTAGGCCTATTGAACAATCCAGATCTAGCGGCGACAGATCCAGTCATTTCCTTCAAGACAGCAATCTGGTTCTGGATGACTCCACAATCTCCAAAGCCCTCCTGCCACAATGTCATCATCGGAAAATGGTCACCCACCCCTGCTGATTCGGCGGCAGGAAGAGTTCCAGGTTATGGCGTGATAACAAACATCATCAATGGTGGAATTGAATGTGGTAAAGGCCCAAATGACCAGGTTAAAGATCGCATTGGATTTTATAAGAGATATTGTGATATACTTGGAGTTAGCTATGGCAGCAATCTTGATTGCCACAACCAAAGGCCGTTTGGAAATGGGCTTTTGAACTTGGTAAATTCTATGTAA
- the LOC110612514 gene encoding endochitinase produces the protein MKAFTFIISSLLLISFLLGTSAEQCGSQAGGAVCPGGLCCSKYGWCGSTTEYCCDGCQSQCRPNICGGGGGGGDLGRIISKATFEQMLKHRNDPACPARGFYTYEAFITAAKAFPGFGTTGDDATRKREIAAFLGQTSHETTGGWPTAPDGPYAWGYCFVRERTPSDYCSPSATYPCAPGKQYYGRGPIQLSWNYNYGQCGNAIGVGLLNNPDLVATDPVISFKTAIWFWMTPQSPKPSCHNVIIGKWSPTPADSAAGRVPGYGVITNIINGGIECGKGPNEQNKDRIGFYKRYCDIFGVSYGSNLDCYNQRPFGNGLLNLVNSM, from the exons ATGAAGGCTTTTACCTTTATAATTTCTTCTCTTCTgttaatttcctttttgctggGTACTTCAGCTGAGCAATGCGGAAGTCAAGCTGGAGGTGCTGTGTGTCCTGGAGGCCTATGTTGTAGCAAATATGGCTGGTGTGGTAGTACAACTGAGTACTGTTGTGATGGCTGTCAAAGCCAATGTCGCCCTAATATATGCGGTGGTGGAGGTGGCGGCGGAGATCTAGGTAGAATCATCTCAAAAGCAACATTTGAGCAGATGCTTAAACATAGAAATGATCCTGCTTGTCCTGCTCGTGGATTTTACACTTATGAGGCTTTCATCACAGCAGCTAAAGCTTTTCCTGGCTTTGGAACCACTGGGGATGATGCTACACGTAAAAGAGAGATTGCTGCATTCTTGGGACAGACATCTCATGAAACTACAG GAGGGTGGCCAACTGCACCAGATGGACCATATGCTTGGGGATATTGCTTTGTCAGGGAACGAACTCCATCAGACTATTGTTCTCCAAGTGCCACTTATCCTTGTGCTCCTGGGAAGCAGTATTATGGTAGAGGTCCCATTCAACTTTCATG GAATTACAATTATGGGCAGTGTGGTAATGCCATAGGCGTAGGCCTATTGAACAATCCAGATCTAGTGGCGACAGATCCAGTCATTTCCTTCAAGACAGCAATCTGGTTCTGGATGACTCCACAGTCTCCAAAGCCCTCCTGCCACAATGTCATCATCGGAAAATGGTCACCCACCCCTGCTGATTCGGCGGCAGGAAGAGTTCCAGGTTATGGCGTGATAACAAACATCATCAATGGTGGTATTGAATGTGGTAAAGGCCCAAATGAACAGAATAAAGATCGCATTGGATTTTATAAGAGATATTGTGATATATTTGGAGTTAGCTATGGTAGCAACCTTGATTGCTACAACCAAAGGCCGTTTGGAAATGGGCTTTTGAACTTGGTAAATTCTATGTAA
- the LOC110613213 gene encoding NAC domain-containing protein 6 produces the protein MQVHVHKHFHAATIIVFAFKHTLTLAIVHYKLSNMEGLDLPGFRFHPTEEELLDFYLKNMVFGKKLCLDIIGYLNIYHHDPWDLPGMAKNGEREWYFFVPRDRRHGNGGRPNRTTKNGFWKATGSDRKILSLSDPKRIIGLRKTLVFYQGRAPRGSKTDWVMNEYRLPDSRPLPKDIVLCKIYRKATSLKVLEQRAATEEEMKLINASSSSSPLSSLDNMSFSSQQEESVAPVCLHHVVFKTEVEEDICVGKNNTRDEKLKEIKGSSIQLPVGNDKLPELEVPKLSMDWNQDNNFWLNSPWLQSLAQNLAPYANILNF, from the exons ATGCAAGTGCATGTGCATAAGCATTTTCATGCAGCAACCATTATAGTATTTGCTTTCAAACACACACTAACACTAGCTATAGTCCACTATAAACTATCCAACATGGAGGGACTTGATCTTCCTGGATTTCGATTCCATCCGACAGAAGAGGAGCTCCTGGATTTCTACCTCAAAAACATGGTTTTTGGCAAGAAACTGTGTTTGGACATTATCGGATACCTAAACATCTATCATCATGATCCTTGGGACTTGCCTG GAATGGCTAAGAATGGAGAGAGGGAATGGTACTTCTTCGTGCCGAGAGACAGAAGGCATGGCAATGGAGGGAGGCCTAATAGGACTACAAAAAATGGATTCTGGAAAGCTACTGGTTCTGACAGGAAAATTTTAAGCTTGTCGGACCCCAAGAGGATTATTGGACTTAGAAAAACTCTTGTTTTCTATCAGGGAAGAGCACCAAGAGGCAGCAAGACTGATTGGGTAATGAATGAATATCGCCTGCCTGATTCTCGCCCCTTACCTAAG GACATAGTCTTATGTAAGATATATAGGAAGGCAACTTCCCTGAAAGTGTTGGAACAAAGGGCAGCAACGGAAGAAGAAATGAAACTAATCAAtgcatcttcatcatcatccccACTTTCTTCATTGGACAACATGTCCTTTTCAAGCCAACAAGAAGAATCAGTGGCTCCAGTATGTCTGCATCATGTGGTTTTCAAGACAGAAGTAGAAGAAGACATCTGTGTTGGTAAAAATAACACTAGAGATGAAAAGCTAAAGGAGATTAAAGGGTCTTCAATTCAATTGCCAGTGGGAAATGATAAGCTACCAGAGCTGGAAGTTCCAAAATTGAGCATGGACTGGAATCAAGACAATAACTTTTGGTTGAATAGTCCTTGGCTTCAAAGTTTAGCCCAAAATCTTGCCCCTTATGCCAACATTTTGAATTTCTAG